The following coding sequences are from one Nicotiana tabacum cultivar K326 chromosome 1, ASM71507v2, whole genome shotgun sequence window:
- the LOC107798257 gene encoding BAG family molecular chaperone regulator 3 gives MSKDLLRMKTKPNKPNGNGLSSSGWEMRPGGMLVQQRSSDSYQSSVTVPTIKIKVKYGSSYHEVKISSQATFGELKKMLAGQTGLHTEDQKIFYKEKERDSRNFLDVAGLKDGSKLVLIEDEISREKRFIESRRNAKMENASKEITSIRLDIDKLAKQVANVEMDIYGGKKVTETLLLSLIELLMTQLIKLDGITADGDLKLQRRMQVKRVQKYIETLDMLKIRNSALGNHNAKVQMHHKNGIFTGKMPKSMYYNQEQRKRVSFADQRNPGPVVVTTKWETF, from the exons ATGAGCAAAGACTTGTTAAGAATGAAGactaagccaaataagccaaatgGGAATGGACTTTCATCTTCAGGATGGGAGATGAGGCCAGGAGGAATGTTAGTACAACAAAGAAGTTCTGATTCATATCAAAGTTCAGTTACAGTTCCAACCATTAAAATCAAAGTCAAATATGGTTCATCTTATCATGAAGTCAAAATCAGTTCACAAGCAACTTTTG GGGAATTGAAGAAAATGCTAGCAGGTCAAACTGGATTACATACTGAAGATCAGAAAATATTTtacaaggaaaaagaaagagattcAAGAAATTTTCTTGATGTTGCTGGTTTAAAAGATGGATCAAAACTTGTACTAATTGAGGATGAGATAAGCAGAGAAAAGAGGTTTATTGAATCAAGAAGAAATGCAAAAATGGAGAATGCATCAAAGGAAATCACATCAATTAGACTTGATATTGATAAACTTGCTAAACAG GTTGCTAATGTTGAAATGGACATTTATGGTGGCAAGAAAGTAACAGAGACTTTGCTATTGAGTTTGATTGAATTGTTAATGACACAATTGATAAAATTGGATGGAATTACTGCTGATGGTGATCTCAAATTGCAGAGAAGAATGCAG GTGAAAAGGGTGCAAAAATACATAGAGACACTAGACATGTTGAAAATAAGAAATTCAGCCCTTGGAAATCACAATGCCAAAGTGCAAATGCACCACAAAAATGGAATATTCACAGGAAAAATGCCAAAATCCATGTACTATAATCAAGAGCAGAGGAAGAGGGTTAGTTTTGCTGATCAAAGAAATCCAGGGCCAGTTGTGGTTACAACAAAATGGGAAACTTTCTAA